The following proteins are encoded in a genomic region of Cryptococcus gattii WM276 chromosome I, complete sequence:
- a CDS encoding cytosine deaminase, putative (Similar to TIGR gene model, INSD accession AAW42796.1), whose product MKLLSLLFATIALGYQIEIHPEYQQGLVINDVPAERRLHWMRVANEAVYADGHPCPQAPFGTAIVNTTSDELVCVTSNKVGVTGNPAMHGEISAITHCTEVLTGQGWTPQEILAGWKDLSLYTNGEPCPMCASAIRWAGFKEVIYGTSIRTIAENGRNQIYIPSSMVWEKSYSLGHATLMLGNVLTKETNVFFAHQFNESAPCPTGCHRQAIPDKRVKVCTPVDNWELVVFKAGKGLAVKQSKVQEIRHDEL is encoded by the exons ATGAAGctcctttccctccttTTTGCGACAATTGCACTAGGCTACCAAATTGAAATCCACCCTGAATACCAGCAAGGTCTTGTGATCAACGATGTACCCGCTGAACGCCGATTGCACTGGATGAGAGTTGCCAACGAAGCTGTCTATGCGGATGGACATCCATGCCCTCAAGCGCCGTTTGGGACTGCTATCGTCAATACCACATCGGACGAATTGGTGTGTGTCACTTCGAACAAGGTCGGGGTAACGGGAA ACCCAGCAATGCATGGAGAAATCTCTGCGATTACACATTGTACTGAAGTGTTGACGGGTCAAGGTTGGACACCTCAAGAGATCTTGGCAGGGTGGAAAGATTTGAGCCTCTATACGAATGGAGAGCC CTGTCCGATGTGCGCATCTGCTATTCGATGGGCTGGTTTCAAGGAGGTCATTTATGGTACAAGTATCCGTACCATTGCTGAAA ACGGTAGAAACCAAATTTAcattccttcttcaatGGTTTGGGAAAAGAGTTATTCCCTTGGACATGCCACATTGAT GCTTGGGAATGTCTTGACCAAGGAAACGAATGTCTTTTTCGCACACCAGTTCAATGAGAGTGCGCCGTGCC CTACCGGATGCCACCGACAGGCTATTCCAGACAAGAGAGTCAAGGTATGCACCCCCGTAGACAACTGGGAACTGGTCGTGTTCAAGGCCGGAAAAGGTTTGGCCGTTAAGCAGAGCAAGGTGCAAGAGATTCGACATGATGAGTTGTAG
- a CDS encoding oxidoreductase, putative (Similar to TIGR gene model, INSD accession AAW43229.1), translated as MSVPCISLHNFDKRRDEIIKELMDASMNVGFFTLCNHGISPEDVQAAFDLSREFFALPDEIKSKTPLNGKNAGWEKNTQVRPSTGTADQKESMQLQFARMEGLWPSDEDVPGFRARAEKFMNQVQALSVNVMECFADGLGLPHDIFTDGTVECGENDCQNVLRLLHYHATEGKHFGPNFWRAGAHADFDILTILFQRDGEGGLEVCPGRKVVGDFGMGQTWIPVEARQDKIVCNIGDQLMRWSDDRLKSTYHRVRLPEGNERQGPRFSIAFFNQSRTNTVIQGPQKKYPPITGGEFIAEAIAKNRMQSAEIARQAALENAEKVATEVHFVPKHLSAAAA; from the exons ATGTCTGTCCCTTGTATCAGCCTTCATAATTTTGATAAGAGGCGAGATGAAATCATCAAAGAGCTCATGGACGCTTCTATGAATGTCGGTTTCTT TACGCTCTGCAATCATGGCATATCTCCAGAGGATGTCCAAGCCGCATTCGACCTCTCCCGTGAATTCTTTGCCCTCCCAGACGAAATCAAATCCAAGACCCCCCTTAATGGCAAGAACGCCGGATGGGAGAAGAACACCCAAGTCCGACCTTCGACCGGTACTGCCGACCAGAAAGAATCTATGCAGTTGCAGTTTGCGAGAATGGAGGGGCTTTGGCCAAGTGATGAGGATGTGCCAGGGTTCAGGGCTAGGGCTGAAAAGTTTATGAACCAGGTTCAAGC TCTTTCTGTCAACGTGATGGAATGTTTCGCTGATGGTCTCGGTCTCCCCCATGACATTTTCACAGACGGCACTGTCGAATGTGGCGAGAATGACTGCCAAAATGTCCTTCGTCTTTTGCACTATCACGCTACCGAAGGCAAGCATTTTGGTCCCAACTTTTGGCGAGCGGGCGCCCATGCCGATTTTGACATTCTCACCATT CTCTTCCAGCGCGACGGTGAAGGCGGCCTCGAGGTTTGTCCCGGCCGAAAAGTCGTCGGCGACTTCGGTATGGGCCAGACTTGGATCCCCGTCGAGGCTCGACAAGATAAGATTGTGTGTAACATAGGAGACCAACTTATGAGGTGGAGCGATGATCGATTGAAGTCAACTTACCACCGTGTGAGGTTACCAGAGGGGAATGAAAGACAGGGCCCCAG ATTTTCCATTGCATTCTTCAACCAAAGCAGGACCAACACCGTTATCCAAGGTCCCCAAAAGAAATACCCCCCTATC ACCGGCGGTGAATTCATTGCGGAAGCCATTGCTAAGAATCGTATGCAATCCGCCGAGATTGCTCGTCAAGCCGCATTGGAAAATGCCGAAAAGGTGGCAACAGAGGTGCATTTTGTTCCCAAGCACTTGtcagctgctgctgcttAA
- a CDS encoding sexual development regulator (Similar to TIGR gene model, INSD accession AAW42798.1), producing the protein MLSTCDTSSQSIRKSLQDDLVDFQETFTKVLGKREIDGHESVARKGSNLVTAVKWSSSRHLLDENTVSLAYAVAHNVKVIGSSALQLEQGREDAVGEAMLRIESLLLDQGRRRKCRQRDYEPQPKRCCRRSSSESYNTWPESNLHISPKPLESAPDHTIVRLWFLNNLAYPYPTAQQKDSLAKYAGMQRGKVDSDLTNYRRRAGWTDIMNMWCGGDRNAMKKLMEKVERGKEQRKEILDAVQGCKDYLTMKESNRVGDWVKEITQNSDSKYCFGGIILPNVSVASPYSTNRFSTARSFSGSSALSSMSSCSEVSEASTIIPISSKKRYTRDESISPFKRTRNQTAEVSGSYEPWSIADLQPMPPSPGAAEENTANDSIVPATCLVNPSPLSLSPPGETRTKPRPAC; encoded by the exons ATGCTTTCGACTTGTGATACTTCTTCCCAATCCATCCGAAAGTCTCTTCAGGACGACCTTGTGGATTTTCAAGAGACGTTCACCAAAGTGCTaggaaaaagagagatTGATGGCCACGAGAGCGTCGCCCGAAAAGGGAGTAATTTGGTAACGGCCGTTAAGTGGAGCTCTTCCCGCCATTTGCTGGACGAAAATACAGTGAGCTTGGCGTACGCTGTGGCCCACAATGTGAAAGTCATTGGTTCTTCCGCCTTGCAGCTTGAACAGGGCAGGGAAGACGCGGTCGGGGAAGCAATGCTCAGAATAGAGTCACTTTTGCTAGATCAAG GTCGAAGACGAAAATGTCGTCAGAGAGATTACGAGCCACAACCGAAACGATGCTGTCGCCGCTCCTCTTCTGAGTCGTACAATACATGGCCAGAATCCAATTTACACATCTCACCAAAGCCTTTAGAGTCAGCACCTGACCATACCATTGTCCGGCTCTGGTTTCTTAACAACCTTGCTTATCCCTATCCAACCGCACAACAGAAAGACTCCCTCGCCAAATATGCTGGCATGCAGCGAGGCAAAGTCGATTCTGATCTGACCAATTACCGCCGGCGGGCTGGATGGACAGACATCATGAACATGTGGTGCGGTGGTGATCGCAACGCGATGAAGAAATTAATGGAGAAGGTGGAACGAGGTAAAGagcagaggaaggaaaTTCTGGATGCTGTGCAAGGGTGTAAGGATTATTTGACGATGAAGGAGAGCAATAGGGTCGGGGACTGGGTCAAAGAG ATCACCCAGAACTCCGATTCCAAGTACTGTTTCGGTGGAATTATTCTCCCCAATGTGTCCGTCGCCTCTCCATACTCTACCAATCGATTCAGCACTGCTCGTTCCTTCTCCGGTAGTAGTGCCCTCTCTAGCATGTCTTCTTGCTCCGAAGTCTCCGAGGCTTCTACCATCATCCCTATTTCTAGTAAGAAACGTTACACTCGCGACGAGTCCATTTCTCCCTTCAAACGCACTCGAAATCAGACTGCTGAGGTCTCCGGTTCTTATGAGCCTTGGTCTATCGCCGATCTACAGCCTATGCCTCCTTCTCCCGGTGCAGCCGAAGAGAACACCGCCAATGATTCTATCGTCCCCGCAACCTGCCTCGTCAATCCCTCCCCTCTCTCATTATCTCCACCTGGCGAAACTCGTACCAAGCCGCGGCCAGCGTGTTAA
- a CDS encoding uncharacterized protein (Similar to SGTC gene model, INSD accession EAL17754.1) → MPIQTFNASNKRKCKVVLRVSSLPCDNPQASEEASHIVRGNFLCRTCTVGGSQAEKKTLRVFRALHRDDNPPRNAQSIKASLEQQLDLAMQGGSLDRTRILRAQKNTKDEIYRIMRDWFDQQPGLKRNPLLDVAGLDPAHDTPFELLHTYSLDSAAKDCLDTDKGDASYIWRYSHSLNGRHYRFLSQSLPLQLFGILTEDEDKATCQLMLSIASLGAHLWFPVIKNLDKYINDLEILVANVQDLLDEINPDFITKKPKVHYLCHVIRDVLRYGPVIHQATERHERFNSVVRGCTIRGNGQANSHDVAAWFAHAGICAHLVTGGLFVTETGIWGAGRKVLELRQDHGFCTHLGWSVPRKAKKDDKRALCLYQP, encoded by the exons ATGCCTATACAGACGTTTAATGCCTCCAATAAGCGAAAGTGTAAAGTGGTGCTAAGGGTCTCCTCTCTGCCTTGTGACAATCCTCAGGCAAGCGAAGAAGCGTCTCATATTGTCCGTGGCAACTTCCTTTGCCGCACCTGTACAGTCGGTGGAAGCCAAGCGGAAAAAAAGACACTCAGAGTGTTTCGAGCACTTCATCGA GATGACAACCCTCCTCGAAACGCGCAAAGCATCAAGGCAAGTCTTGAACAGCAGCTCGACCTGGCTATGCAAGGTGGCTCGCTGGATCGT ACCAGGATACTCAGGGCCCAGAAAAATACAAAGGATGAAATTTATAGGATCATGCGTGATTGGTTTGACCAGCAGCCAGGCCTGAAAAGGAACCCTCTGTTGGATGTAGCTG GTCTCGATCCGGCGCACGACACGCCTTTCGAGTTACTACATACCTACTCTTTGG ATTCGGCCGCGAAGGATTGTCTAGATACCGACAAAGGTGATGCTTCATATATCTGGCGGTACAGCCACTCCCTCAACGGTCGCCATTACCGATTTCTCTCGCAGTCCCTGCCATTACAGCTGTTCGGGATCCtcacagaagatgaagacaaGGCAACCTGTCAGCTCATGCTGTCCATCGCGTCCTTAGGTGCTCATCTTTGGTTCCCGGTAATAAAAAATTTGGATAAATATATA AATGATCTCGAAATCTTGGTTGCAAACGTACAGGATTTACTCGATGAGATCAATCCAGATTTCATTACAAAGAAGCCAAAAGTCCATTACCTCTGTCATGTTATACGAGACGTGCTGAGGTATGGCCCAGTAATCCACCAAGCTACCGAACGACATGAGAGATTCAACAGTGTCGTTCGGGGGTGCACTATCCGTGGGAATGGCCAAGCCAATAGCCATGATGTGGCGGCTTGGTTTGCACACGCTGGCATATGTGCACATTTGGTTACTGGTGGTCTCTTTGTTACAGAAACTGGTATATGGGGGGCTGGTCGTAAGGTTCTCGAACTACGACAGGACCACGGTTTTTGTACCCATCTTGGCTGGTCCGTTCCTAGAAAAGCCAAGAAAG ATGACAAAAGGGCATTGTGCCTGTACCAACCATAG
- a CDS encoding uncharacterized protein (Similar to TIGR gene model, INSD accession AAW43233.1), translating to MPKAPSAPKNAAASKPLHKFYVDCSVPVNDSVFDLAAFEKFLHDRIKVDGKPGQLGDVVAVQKEGAKIVLTSQIAFSKRYLKYLTKKHLKKNSFENFLRVVATSKDTYSLKYFKVDQDEAEEDELA from the exons ATG CCGAAAGCTCCCTCCGCCCCTAAGAACGCCGCCGCCAGCAAGCCTCTCCACAAGTTCTATGTCGACTGCTCTGTCCCCGTGAACGACTCCGTTTTTGACCTCGCCGCGTTTGAGAAGTTCCTCCACGACCGCATCAAGGTTGACGGCAAGCCTGGCCAGCTCGGCGACGTTGTCGCCGTCCAGAAGGAGG GTGCCAAGATCGTCCTCACCTCCCAGATCGCCTTCTCCAAGAGGTACCTCAAGTACCTTACAAAGAAGCACTTGAAGAAGAACTCTTTTGAGAATTTCCTCCG TGTTGTTGCCACCTCCAAGGATACCTACTCGCTCAAGTACTTCAAGGTTGACCAGGATGAAGCTGAGGAGGATGAGCTCGCTTAA